A single genomic interval of Aedes aegypti strain LVP_AGWG chromosome 1, AaegL5.0 Primary Assembly, whole genome shotgun sequence harbors:
- the LOC5564957 gene encoding probable alpha-aspartyl dipeptidase: protein MNTVLKMTAKRQLFLMSSSAVHGYEYLQHAEQDLSNFFKKNNVSKVLFVPYALADYDRYTEKVGTVLKRWGFDCEGVHSKPDPVAAVREAQAIYIGGGNTFLLLKTLYDQNLVAPIRDRVLNHSVPYVGSSAGTNVATKSIQTTNDMPIVFPPSFDALALVPFNINPHYLDPEVGGTHKGETREERILQFHEQNEAPVLGLREGSTLVVDGEKATLTGTRSVRLFRKGKDPEEFEAGSDLSFLMKL from the exons ATGAACACGGTGCTCAAGATGACTGCCAAACGACAGCTGTTCCTGATGTCCTCTTCTGCCGTTCACGGCTACGAGTATCTCCAGCACGCCGAACAGGATCTTAGCAATTTCTTTAAAAA GAACAACGTCAGCAAAGTGCTGTTCGTCCCGTACGCCTTGGCCGACTACGACCGTTACACCGAAAAGGTTGGAACTGTTCTGAAAAGATGGGGATTCGACTGCGAAGGTGTCCACAGTAAACCGGATCCAGTGGCAGCCGTCCGAGAGGCCCAAGCCATCTACATTGGAGGTGGTAACACGTTTCTTCTCCTGAAAACTTTGTACGATCAAAATCTGGTAGCACCCATCCGGGATCGAGTGCTGAACCATTCGGTTCCCTACGTGGGCAGCTCGGCAGGAACGAACGTGGCCACGAAGAGTATCCAAACAACCAACGATATGCCGATTGTGTTTCCGCCGTCGTTCGATGCCCTGGCTCTGGTCCCATTCAACATCAATCCGCATTACTTGGACCCGGAAGTTGGTGGAACTCATAAGGGTGAGACCCGGGAGGAGCGAATTCTGCAGTTCCACGAGCAGAACGAGGCACCTGTGCTGGGCCTGAGGGAAGGAAGCACTTTGGTGGTGGATGGCGAAAAGGCGACGCTGACCGGGACGCGTAGTGTGAGACTGTTCAGGAAGGGCAAGGACCCGGAAGAGTTTGAGGCCGGGTCGGATTTGAGCTTCCTGATGAAGCTGTGA